A genomic stretch from Chitinophaga agri includes:
- a CDS encoding FecR family protein: MDFKLYKAEDFAADESFIRYFQQSDEHDVAFWQHWIRCNPDKLAEIMAAESILARLLGHLPQHEFDAEQARMLAFLSQQPAVDATAQERVLPPAPRHRLRTFTAAAVMAGILVMAGIWLFTARTRSRPQPLNWTSFSSAPTQRTTIELPDGSVIQLNAGTNIQYAITAAKDSLIVKLDGEAFFTIARNENRVFIVQGGDMMVKVLGTSFNMSYYPESGKSRVALVEGKVKVAVTNPDGVILVPNESITYNAAEATLEKSTFDRSAELGWRDNKLYFNHADFPEIALQLKRLYNITCINRSKVMNMQYTGHFDNVGYKQVVASICFANDLQYSIANDTVFIQ; encoded by the coding sequence ATGGATTTTAAACTTTACAAGGCGGAGGATTTTGCAGCGGATGAATCATTCATCAGGTATTTTCAGCAATCGGATGAACATGATGTCGCCTTCTGGCAGCACTGGATCAGGTGTAATCCGGATAAGCTGGCGGAGATCATGGCAGCAGAGTCCATACTGGCCAGACTACTCGGGCATCTCCCTCAACATGAATTTGACGCTGAACAGGCCAGAATGCTGGCATTCCTCTCTCAGCAACCAGCTGTGGACGCGACCGCACAGGAACGGGTATTACCGCCTGCACCCCGCCACCGGCTGCGTACCTTTACGGCTGCGGCAGTAATGGCAGGTATCCTGGTGATGGCTGGTATATGGCTGTTCACCGCACGCACCCGTAGCAGACCACAACCATTGAACTGGACGTCTTTCAGTAGCGCTCCTACGCAGCGTACCACCATTGAACTGCCCGATGGATCTGTGATCCAGCTGAACGCCGGTACAAATATCCAGTACGCCATAACAGCAGCAAAAGACTCCCTGATCGTCAAACTGGACGGTGAGGCCTTTTTTACCATTGCCCGCAACGAAAATAGAGTGTTTATCGTACAGGGGGGAGACATGATGGTAAAAGTACTGGGAACTTCCTTTAATATGAGCTATTATCCGGAATCCGGTAAGAGCAGGGTGGCGCTCGTAGAAGGTAAAGTGAAAGTAGCGGTTACCAATCCGGATGGCGTCATTCTTGTGCCAAATGAAAGTATTACCTATAACGCAGCAGAGGCCACTTTGGAGAAATCTACCTTCGACAGGTCAGCAGAACTGGGCTGGAGAGATAATAAACTCTATTTCAATCACGCGGATTTTCCGGAGATCGCATTACAGCTGAAGCGACTCTATAACATTACCTGCATCAACCGGTCTAAGGTGATGAACATGCAGTACACCGGCCATTTTGATAATGTCGGGTACAAACAGGTCGTAGCCAGCATCTGCTTTGCCAACGACCTTCAATACAGCATAGCAAACGATACAGTATTTATACAATAG
- a CDS encoding RNA polymerase sigma factor, giving the protein MELYNAYYQPLYTFGFRVHNNSQVVKDCIHEVFCELWSARATLPLVQQPRAYLFTYLKRKILKEVKVLSINAEEISDVQHGAEQSYEDMLVNAEQDAETAFKLRHFMSQLSATQQAILRLKYYENFTYEQIAAQLSLQPRTIYNKLHEALKIMRKCLRTLLAPMIFLFS; this is encoded by the coding sequence ATGGAGTTATATAATGCGTACTATCAGCCATTATATACATTCGGGTTCCGTGTGCACAACAATTCCCAGGTGGTAAAAGACTGTATTCATGAGGTCTTTTGTGAGCTGTGGTCCGCCAGGGCGACATTACCACTCGTACAACAGCCCAGGGCGTATCTCTTTACCTATCTGAAGCGTAAGATCCTGAAGGAAGTAAAAGTCCTGAGCATCAATGCGGAAGAAATATCTGATGTACAGCATGGGGCGGAGCAGTCTTATGAAGATATGCTGGTCAACGCAGAGCAGGATGCAGAAACGGCCTTTAAGCTGCGACACTTTATGAGCCAGTTGTCGGCCACTCAGCAGGCGATATTACGTCTTAAATACTACGAAAATTTTACCTACGAACAGATAGCCGCCCAACTTTCCCTCCAGCCACGGACGATATATAATAAGTTACATGAAGCGCTGAAAATCATGCGTAAATGCCTGCGTACACTGCTTGCTCCCATGATTTTTCTCTTTTCCTGA
- a CDS encoding RNA polymerase sigma-70 factor encodes MAYSSLTEILLQDWLTGNDTHFKPLFEFYSPRLKRYAAGFTGDRNTGEELAMNVLLKVWQQKERISHIRDFDSYLFTMMRHEVISMIRRKRTITDALSDTTDETPAPENINDTISYRELLHRYRQCLDKLPPRRREAFILNRERGMSYAEIAATLNVSVFTVQNHIASSLKLMRTELHDYADFLPIVAVISIPMLTVY; translated from the coding sequence ATGGCTTACTCTTCCCTGACTGAAATATTGCTCCAAGACTGGCTGACAGGTAATGACACCCACTTCAAGCCGTTATTTGAGTTCTATTCCCCTCGTCTGAAACGCTATGCAGCCGGTTTTACCGGCGACCGTAACACCGGGGAAGAACTAGCCATGAACGTGCTCCTGAAGGTATGGCAGCAAAAAGAACGGATCAGCCATATCCGCGATTTCGATAGCTACCTGTTTACAATGATGCGTCATGAGGTGATCAGCATGATACGCCGGAAAAGGACCATCACTGATGCGCTTAGTGACACCACCGACGAAACACCCGCCCCTGAAAACATCAATGACACCATCAGTTACCGGGAGCTTTTACACCGCTACCGCCAGTGCCTGGACAAGTTACCTCCCCGTCGCCGGGAAGCATTCATCCTCAACCGGGAAAGAGGTATGAGCTATGCGGAAATCGCTGCGACCCTGAATGTATCTGTCTTCACTGTTCAGAACCATATCGCCTCTTCTCTTAAACTAATGCGTACAGAACTGCATGACTATGCTGACTTCCTCCCTATCGTCGCTGTCATTTCCATCCCAATGTTAACTGTATATTAA
- a CDS encoding FecR family protein, whose product MANHPPGSEQLVAYFEGNITDAATRAAIESYIAADTEPQKIEAAMQQAWKNLPEPAIPAAPADWDKFRMIAGIRQPKTGFIRPMLAAAATLLLLASLGTFYFISHSMQPAQAIVWQEVSAGPRELRKVQLADGSTLTLFPGSVIRYNNLYNEKTREIRLQGRAYFDVAAVANKPFLVTTGHYTTQVLGTSFDIAERTEEKTIRIVLVSGKVRLLNGRRQPVSDLQPNQQLTLHTGNAQYNILPVAAQSTISWTSGRLSYDQVTLEEVCRELAAWYGTTIKIQRKDLGTKRITADFERMPLPTVMHILSETAGFTYREVADKIELY is encoded by the coding sequence ATGGCCAATCATCCACCCGGCAGCGAACAACTCGTCGCCTACTTTGAAGGTAATATCACTGACGCTGCCACCAGGGCTGCTATTGAAAGCTATATCGCTGCGGACACTGAGCCACAGAAGATAGAAGCGGCGATGCAGCAGGCCTGGAAAAACCTACCTGAACCAGCTATACCAGCAGCACCGGCCGACTGGGACAAATTCCGTATGATAGCGGGTATCCGTCAGCCGAAGACAGGCTTTATCCGTCCGATGCTGGCGGCAGCAGCTACGTTGTTGTTACTGGCATCCCTCGGTACTTTCTACTTTATCTCTCATAGCATGCAGCCTGCACAGGCTATTGTATGGCAGGAGGTATCTGCAGGGCCCCGTGAACTACGTAAAGTGCAACTGGCAGATGGCAGTACCCTCACGCTGTTCCCGGGGTCTGTTATCCGGTATAACAATCTGTATAATGAAAAGACCAGGGAAATCCGTCTGCAGGGGAGGGCGTATTTTGATGTGGCAGCAGTGGCCAATAAACCTTTCCTTGTCACTACCGGCCACTATACCACGCAGGTGCTGGGCACATCTTTCGATATTGCAGAAAGGACTGAGGAGAAAACGATCCGTATCGTACTGGTATCCGGGAAAGTGAGGCTGCTGAACGGAAGAAGGCAGCCGGTATCCGACCTTCAACCCAATCAGCAGCTTACACTACATACCGGCAATGCACAATATAATATCCTGCCTGTAGCCGCACAATCCACGATCAGCTGGACGTCGGGACGTCTCTCCTACGACCAGGTCACATTGGAAGAAGTATGCCGGGAACTGGCCGCCTGGTACGGCACGACCATTAAGATTCAACGCAAAGATTTAGGGACAAAGCGTATCACCGCCGATTTTGAACGGATGCCCTTACCAACCGTCATGCATATACTGTCAGAAACAGCTGGCTTTACGTATAGGGAGGTAGCTGACAAGATTGAACTGTATTAA